CCTGTGATTCTGCCACAAGAGCACGTGGCTTGGTGCTTGCCTGTCAGTCTTCCCTAGTGGACTTGGACCTCCCGAAAGCAGGGATTTCTCTTCTGGTCCCCAGTGTTGAGAACAGCATCTGCCACACAGGTGGTCTCAGAGGAAGTTGGGATAACGAGCCTGCGTCCTGTCTTTTCTGCAGAGCGGGCAGTACCTGGGCGTCTGCTGAAAACCCGGGCGATGCGGGAGATGTACCGGAGCTATGTGGAGATGTTGGTGAGCACAGCACTTGACCCAGACATGATCCAGGCCCTGGAGGACACGCATGGTGAGCtgaggcctggggaggaggggtgggggcTGACTCGGTCTGAGGGAGCAGGTGCTGAGGGCTTGGACCTGATATGAGAGAGGAGAGGTTTGgggtctggactcctgggtctaaGGGAGGAGGAGCTGAGGCCTGGACCTGGTCtgagagaggaggggctggggcctggagtcctgggtctgagggaggaggtccctgggtctgagggaggaggggctgggggcctggactcctggatctgagggaggaggggctgggggcctagACTCCCAGGTCTGAGGAAGGAGGGGACTGGGATTGGACTCCCGGGTCTGAGAGAGAGGAGCAGTTGGGGGTccggactcctgggtctgaggaaggaggggctgggggtctggactcctgggtctgagggacgAGGAAGCTGGGGCCAAGACTCCTGGGTCTGAAGGAGGAGGGGACTGGGGCCTTTACTTTTGTCTCTGAGTGGGAAGGGGATTTGGGGACCCAGACTCCATGACCCCACCTTGGCCCCAGTGCTTTGTGGGGCTGTGGCCTTCCTGACACCATGTCCTCATCCATCAGACGAGCTGTACCTGCCCCCCATGCGGAAGATAGACGGCCTGCTGAATGAGCACAAGAAGAAAGTCCTGAAGCGGCTGTCACTAAGCCCAGCCCTGCAGGTGCCTGGGGCGTCTGGGCAGGGGGTGTCTGGGGCCCAGGGTCCACATAGAGAAGACATGTACGTGTTGGCTGCTATTGGGGAGGGTGATTCTTGGAAGGAGATTGTCCTTCTGGGCTCAGATGGGAGAAAAGCTGAGGGCAGGACTGTCAGGAGATCTCTGGGTTCTCAACAGCCGTGAAGCCCACATGGGGAGGAGCTGTGGGCCTTGGGGCGGCGGAGGGGAGGTTTTGAAAAGCTGGGCTGTTGTTGCGGAGAATAAAGTGTGGAGCCAAACATAGACTAGGCCTGCACCCAAGGCTGGTGCTGGACTGATAGCTTCTTCTTGAGTCCAGAGCAGGCTGTTAGGATCCCAGGCTTCGTGTTAAGTCATCTGTATGATTTCCCTTCTGGGATATTCTGGGATGGACTATCAGGGCTCTGAAATCCAAGGTTAAACTAAACTGGCTCTGAGGATTCTGGTTGGGATGTTAGTGTGGCACTTAGAATTCCGGGATAGAGTGTTAGGGTAACTGAGACTTCTGGAATCGAATGTTATTCTGACTTTGAGAATTCTGGAAGGCTTGTAGTGAGTCTGAGAATTCTAGGCTGATACTAAGAATTCTGGGATAGGCTGTGAGGCTGGCGCTGAGATGGCTGGTGGGAAGTTAGTCTTAGAAAACATgcagggaggccgggcgcggtgactcacgcctgtgatcctagcactttgggaagccaaggctggtggctggcctgaggtcaagagttcgagaccaccctggccaacagggtgaaatcctgtctctactcaaaataaaaaattagctgggtgtggtggtgggtgcctgtagtcttagcttctcaagaggctgaggcagcagaatcagttgaacccaggaggtggagcttgcagtgagccgagatgacaccactgcactccagcctgggcgacagagcaaagactgtctccagaaaggaaaatatatgggGAAATATTAGTCTGACTCTGAGAATTTTGAGTGAGATAGTAGTTTTCTCAGAATGATGGGTGGGATGTTAGAATGACTGATAATTCTGGAATGGATTCTTAGACTGGTGTGGAGAAATCTAAGCTGGAATGTTATGCTGGCTCTGAAAATTTGGGGGTAGAGTGCTGGGTGGGTTGGAAAATTCTGGGTAGCATTAGGTTATAAAAACTCTGGAGGGTATGGATTTAGTCTATCAATTCTGAGACGGATTGTTAGGCTGGCACTGAGGACTGTGGGTGAGATATTACACTACAGTGGGTAATCCCAGTGTAGGATATTAGGGTAGGTCTGAGAAGTATGTTTAGTCCGGAGTTAGAATTCTGGGGTAGATGGCCGGGTGCCATGACTCACACcggtaatcttagcactttgggaggctaaggcaggtggatcacgaggtcaggagatcaagaccatcctggctaacatggtgaaaccctgtctctactaaaaatatacaaaatattagccaggcatggtggtggacacctgtagtcccagctacttgggaggctgagacaggagaatggtgtgaacctgggaggtggagcttgcagtgagctgaggtcgcgccactgcactccagcctgggcgacagagtgagactttgtctcNNNNNNNNNN
The window above is part of the Piliocolobus tephrosceles isolate RC106 unplaced genomic scaffold, ASM277652v3 unscaffolded_43759, whole genome shotgun sequence genome. Proteins encoded here:
- the LOC113224132 gene encoding proline-rich protein 12-like, producing the protein MPEPPAPEKPSLLRPVEKEKEKEKVTRGERPLRGERAASGRQTRPERSLATGQPATSRLPKARPTKVKAEPPPKKRKKWLKEAGGNAAAGGGPPGSSSDSESSPGAPSEDERAVPGRLLKTRAMREMYRSYVEMLVSTALDPDMIQALEDTHDELYLPPMRKIDGLLNEHKKKVLKRLSLSPALQVPGASGQGVSGAQGPHREDMYVLAAIGEGDSWKEIVLLGSDGRKAEGRTVRRSLGSQQP